One Malania oleifera isolate guangnan ecotype guangnan chromosome 9, ASM2987363v1, whole genome shotgun sequence DNA segment encodes these proteins:
- the LOC131164112 gene encoding protein TORNADO 2-like yields the protein MALNNTAIGGINFLAVLLSAPIIFAGVELAGKPDNSCVKILQWPVIVLGVLILLAGLVGFVGAFWRVPWLLIVYFIAMLVLIVLLACLVAFIYMVTSRGSGHPVPSRVYLEYHLNDYSGWLRRRVRSQFKWERIKNCLISANLCAELNQTYLSAMDFFNAPIGPIQSGCCKPPTLCGYQFVNPTTWISPINTMADMDCLAWSNEPTKLCYDCDSCKGGLLENLKKEWRRAGVILVITLVVLIIVYVMGCCVFRTAKTDELFSRYKQGYT from the exons ATGGCACTAAACAACACAGCCATCGGAGGCATAAACTTCCTGGCCGTGCTGCTCTCGGCTCCAATCATCTTCGCTGGCGTGGAGCTCGCCGGCAAACCCGACAACTCCTGCGTCAAGATCCTGCAATGGCCGGTCATAGTGCTGGGCGTCCTCATACTGCTGGCCGGTCTGGTGGGGTTCGTGGGGGCCTTCTGGCGAGTGCCATGGCTGCTCATCGTCTACTTTATAGCCATGCTGGTGCTCATAGTGTTGCTGGCGTGCTTGGTGGCGTTCATTTACATGGTTACGTCGAGGGGGTCCGGTCACCCCGTGCCCAGCCGGGTTTATTTGGAGTATCATCTAAATGACTACTCCGGGTGGCTCCGCAGACGGGTTCGGAGCCAGTTCAAGTGGGAGAGGATCAAGAACTGCCTCATTTCTGCGAACTTGTGTGCTGAACTGAACCAGACGTATCTCAGTGCTATGGACTTCTTTAATGCACCCATTGGCCCCATACAG TCAGGGTGCTGCAAGCCTCCAACGCTATGCGGGTATCAATTCGTGAACCCAACCACCTGGATCAGTCCCATAAACACAATGGCGGACATGGATTGCCTGGCGTGGAGCAACGAGCCCACCAAGCTGTGCTACGACTGTGACTCCTGCAAAGGCGGTTTACTTGAAAATCTAAAGAAAGAGTGGAGAAGAGCAGGCGTGATTCTGGTCATCACCCTTGTTGTTTTGATCATTGTGTATGTGATGGGGTGCTGTGTCTTCAGAACTGCCAAGACAGACGAGCTCTTCAGCAGATACAAGCAAGGCTACACCTAA
- the LOC131164111 gene encoding protein TORNADO 2-like, translated as MALNNSNIATGAINLLAMLLAGPIIFAGIWLSNKLDNSCLRLIPQWPIIALGISVLVVGVAGFIGGFWRMKWLLVLYFIFMFVLIMVLASLVGFIYKFMVATGGSGHAAPGRTFLEYELNEFSGWLTRRIEDPQEWDRIRNCLSSTSVCSELNQAYRLPQDFFNAYISPLQSGCCKPPTQCNYTFVNPSYWIFPMNKGADMDCLIWSNFQSQLCYACDSCKAGLLANLKQEWRKADIFLSITLVALSFVYLIGCCCACLAFRNAKAQSSSSASTAPRKAARRRNS; from the exons ATGGCACTAAACAACAGTAACATTGCCACCGGCGCTATCAACCTCCTGGCCATGCTTCTCGCCGGCCCGATCATCTTCGCCGGAATCTGGCTCTCAAACAAACTGGACAACTCCTGTCTCAGACTAATCCCGCAGTGGCCCATCATAGCATTGGGCATCTCTGTTCTGGTAGTAGGCGTGGCAGGGTTTATCGGAGGGTTTTGGCGAATGAAGTGGCTTCTCGTCTTGTATTTCATCTTCATGTTCGTCCTTATAATGGTGCTTGCTTCTTTGGTTGGCTTCATCTACAAGTTCATGGTGGCCACTGGGGGCTCCGGCCACGCCGCGCCGGGCCGTACCTTCTTGGAGTATGAGCTGAATGAGTTTTCGGGGTGGCTTACTCGGAGGATCGAAGACCCTCAGGAGTGGGATCGGATCCGAAACTGTTTGAGCTCCACCAGCGTGTGTTCTGAGCTGAACCAGGCTTATCGTCTTCCCCAGGACTTCTTTAATGCCTACATTAGCCCTTTGCAG TCGGGGTGTTGTAAGCCGCCAACTCAATGCAACTACACATTCGTGAATCCAAGCTACTGGATATTTCCCATGAACAAGGGGGCGGACATGGATTGCCTGATATGGAGCAACTTCCAGTCGCAGCTCTGCTACGCCTGCGACTCCTGCAAAGCTGGTTTACTCGCCAATCTCAAGCAGGAGTGGAGGAAAGCAGACATCTTTCTGTCCATCACGCTGGTGGCATTGTCATTCGTCTACCTCATTGGCTGTTGCTGCGCCTGCCTCGCCTTCAGGAATGCCAAAGCCCAGAGCTCTTCGTCCGCATCAACCGCCCCGAGAAAGGCTGCGCGTAGGAGAAACAGTTAA